Proteins encoded together in one Orbaceae bacterium lpD01 window:
- the glnA gene encoding glutamate--ammonia ligase has translation MSVQKVLAMIKENEVKFVDLRFTDTKGKEHHITIPVSQVDEDFFEDGKMFDGSSIGGWKGINESDMVLMPDLATAVIDPFYEESTLNLRCDVLEPATLQGYERDPRSIAQRAEEYLRSTGIADTVIFGPEPEFFLFDDVRFGTPMSGSYVHIDDIEAAWNSGTKYDGGNKAHRPCVKGGYFPVPPVDSSQDIRSTMCLIMEQLGLVVEAHHHEVATAGQNEIACRFNTLTAKADEVQIYKYVVQNVAHAYGKTATFMPKPMFGDNGSGMHCHQSLAKDGVNLFAGDKYAGLSEMAIFYIGGIIKHAKAINAFTNPATNSYKRLVPGYEAPVMLAYSARNRSASIRIPVVTNPKARRIEVRFPDPVCNPYLGFAAQLMAGLDGIMNKIHPGDAMDKNLYDLPPEESKLIPTVAGSLEEAMAALDADREFLTRGNVFTDDMIDAYMELKREDIDRVRMTPHPVEFEMYYSC, from the coding sequence AGTTAAATTTGTGGATTTACGTTTTACTGATACGAAAGGCAAAGAGCATCATATTACTATTCCTGTCAGTCAGGTTGACGAAGACTTCTTTGAAGATGGTAAAATGTTTGATGGTTCTTCGATTGGTGGCTGGAAAGGAATCAATGAATCTGACATGGTATTGATGCCTGATCTGGCGACAGCGGTGATTGATCCTTTCTACGAAGAGTCAACACTCAATCTTCGCTGTGATGTACTCGAGCCTGCAACATTACAAGGTTATGAGCGTGATCCGCGCTCGATTGCGCAGCGCGCTGAAGAGTATTTACGTTCAACAGGGATTGCAGATACCGTTATTTTTGGACCAGAACCAGAGTTTTTCCTGTTTGACGATGTTCGTTTTGGTACGCCAATGTCAGGTAGTTATGTCCATATCGATGATATTGAAGCGGCCTGGAACTCTGGGACTAAATATGATGGCGGTAATAAAGCTCATCGCCCATGTGTTAAAGGCGGCTATTTCCCAGTTCCGCCAGTGGATTCATCACAAGATATTCGCTCAACCATGTGTTTAATTATGGAGCAGCTGGGCTTGGTTGTCGAAGCGCACCATCATGAAGTGGCGACGGCCGGCCAAAATGAGATTGCTTGTCGTTTTAATACTTTAACCGCCAAAGCCGATGAGGTACAAATTTATAAATATGTAGTACAAAATGTTGCCCATGCTTATGGTAAAACTGCGACCTTTATGCCGAAACCGATGTTTGGTGATAACGGTTCTGGTATGCATTGTCATCAATCACTCGCCAAAGATGGCGTCAATTTATTTGCTGGCGATAAGTATGCCGGTTTATCTGAAATGGCGATATTTTATATCGGCGGCATTATTAAACATGCAAAAGCCATTAATGCATTTACCAATCCTGCGACCAACTCTTATAAACGCTTAGTTCCGGGTTATGAAGCACCAGTCATGTTGGCTTACTCTGCACGAAATCGTTCAGCGTCGATTCGTATTCCAGTGGTGACTAATCCAAAAGCGCGTCGTATTGAAGTGCGTTTCCCAGATCCAGTTTGTAATCCTTATTTAGGATTTGCCGCTCAGCTGATGGCAGGTCTGGATGGGATTATGAATAAGATTCATCCGGGAGATGCAATGGATAAAAATCTTTACGATTTACCGCCGGAAGAGTCTAAATTAATTCCAACTGTGGCCGGTTCATTAGAAGAAGCCATGGCGGCTTTAGATGCGGATCGCGAATTTTTAACCCGCGGTAACGTGTTCACTGACGATATGATCGATGCCTATATGGAATTAAAACGTGAGGATATTGATCGTGTTCGAATGACGCCGCATCCGGTCGAGTTTGAGATGTATTATAGCTGCTAA
- the glnL gene encoding nitrogen regulation protein NR(II), producing the protein MPVRCISNAETILNSMLTNLILLDEDLHILYANLAAEQLLSLSHRKCQGSYFPDLFSYLSLDLSLMRSALAQEQGFTDNEVNLVINEQLFILSLTAQRFEQNRVLIEITPLNNQKKISQEQLQQAQQMAARDLVRGLAHEIKNPLGGLRGAAQLLSRELPQNELQEYTQIIIEQADRLRNLVDRLLGPQRPINQKVQNIHQAIEDVYKLLKLEKQRDDIDIIRDYDPSLPEFEHDSEQIQQVVLNICRNALQALDYQAGIIILRTRTEFQVTLHGKRYRLCARIDIEDNGPGVPVHLRDTLFYPMVSGNQAGSGLGLSIARNLVDQHSGKIDFSSWPGHTIFSIYLPIRQ; encoded by the coding sequence ATGCCGGTACGTTGTATATCTAATGCTGAAACAATCCTTAATTCCATGTTAACCAATCTTATCCTGCTTGATGAAGATTTACATATCTTATATGCCAATTTAGCGGCGGAGCAGTTACTCTCCTTAAGTCATCGTAAATGTCAGGGCAGTTATTTTCCCGATCTGTTTAGTTACTTATCCTTAGATCTGAGCTTAATGCGTAGTGCGCTAGCGCAAGAACAGGGTTTTACTGATAATGAAGTAAATTTAGTTATCAATGAACAGCTGTTTATTTTATCGCTCACCGCACAACGTTTTGAGCAAAATAGGGTTTTGATTGAAATTACGCCGCTGAATAATCAAAAAAAGATTAGTCAGGAGCAGTTACAGCAAGCGCAGCAGATGGCCGCCCGGGATCTGGTCAGGGGACTGGCGCATGAGATCAAAAATCCGTTGGGGGGATTGCGAGGTGCTGCTCAACTTCTATCGCGCGAGTTACCGCAAAATGAGTTACAAGAGTATACCCAAATTATCATTGAACAAGCTGATCGTTTGCGCAATCTGGTCGATCGATTATTAGGACCTCAAAGGCCTATCAATCAAAAAGTACAGAATATTCATCAAGCCATTGAAGATGTTTATAAGTTGCTCAAACTCGAAAAACAGCGCGATGATATTGACATTATTCGTGATTATGATCCGAGTTTGCCTGAGTTTGAACATGATTCTGAACAGATTCAACAAGTAGTGCTCAATATTTGTCGCAATGCATTACAAGCGCTGGACTATCAGGCTGGCATCATTATACTGAGAACGCGCACTGAGTTTCAGGTCACGTTACACGGAAAACGATATCGATTGTGTGCCAGAATCGATATTGAAGATAATGGCCCCGGTGTGCCTGTTCATCTGCGTGATACGCTATTTTATCCGATGGTCAGTGGCAACCAAGCGGGATCGGGGCTTGGATTATCGATAGCGCGCAATTTAGTTGATCAACATAGTGGTAAGATTGATTTTAGTAGCTGGCCTGGCCATACGATATTTTCAATCTATTTGCCAATTCGACAATGA
- the glnG gene encoding nitrogen regulation protein NR(I), which produces MIDHIIAETAITSSRVTQDTLHQDYIWIVDDDSSIRWVLERALQQAGFTCLSFSSGLEMLDALRFSPHKPAVLISDIRMPGIDGLTLLNQLKEQLPALPVIIMTAHSDLDAAVSAYQKGAFDYIPKPFDVDDMVNLVKKALLYNQQQQAEHMSKAPATSSIIGEAPAMQEVFRTIGRLSKSSISVLINGESGSGKELVAQALHLHSPRAKMPFIALNMAAIPKDLIESELFGHEKGAFTGANQIRQGRFEQANGGTLFLDEIGDMPLDVQTRLLRVLAEGQFYRIGGYSPIKVDVRIIAATHQDLQLRVKEGLFREDLFHRLNVIRILLPPLRERAEDIPLLAHHFLQTTAKELSVEPKMLSQDALALLMRFAWPGNVRQLENICRYATVMSSGKEIQVLDLPPELQTASSVPDVSVVTDLADIRTASQPAQPITNTSAWQALLKQWADQALASGNEQILPAVVSDVERILLHCALNFTRGHKQEAAHLLGWGRNTLTRKLKELDKPD; this is translated from the coding sequence ATGATTGACCACATTATCGCTGAGACTGCAATCACATCATCGCGGGTAACGCAAGATACTTTGCATCAAGACTATATCTGGATCGTTGATGATGATAGTTCAATACGCTGGGTACTGGAACGTGCTTTGCAGCAGGCTGGATTTACCTGTTTAAGTTTTAGTAGCGGGCTTGAGATGCTCGATGCATTGAGATTTAGTCCGCATAAACCCGCCGTACTGATTTCTGATATTCGCATGCCGGGGATTGATGGATTGACTTTACTCAATCAACTTAAAGAACAACTGCCGGCATTGCCAGTCATCATTATGACGGCGCATTCTGATTTAGATGCGGCAGTCAGTGCGTATCAAAAAGGGGCTTTTGATTATATTCCAAAACCATTTGATGTTGATGATATGGTTAATTTAGTCAAAAAAGCCCTCTTATATAATCAGCAGCAGCAAGCGGAACATATGAGTAAAGCACCGGCGACCTCCAGTATTATCGGTGAAGCACCAGCCATGCAAGAGGTCTTTAGAACCATTGGTCGTTTATCTAAATCATCGATTAGCGTTTTGATTAATGGTGAGTCTGGTTCTGGAAAAGAGCTGGTGGCTCAAGCTCTGCATTTACATAGTCCGCGCGCTAAAATGCCTTTTATCGCCTTGAATATGGCGGCGATCCCGAAAGATTTGATTGAGTCGGAACTATTTGGCCATGAAAAAGGGGCTTTTACAGGTGCCAATCAGATAAGACAAGGGCGTTTTGAACAGGCGAATGGCGGTACACTGTTTTTAGATGAAATTGGCGATATGCCGCTTGATGTACAAACACGTTTGCTGCGAGTGTTGGCTGAAGGGCAATTCTATCGAATTGGCGGTTATTCGCCGATTAAAGTTGATGTGCGTATCATTGCCGCCACCCATCAAGATTTACAGCTTCGGGTTAAAGAGGGGCTGTTTCGTGAAGACCTGTTTCATCGTTTAAATGTGATCCGTATTCTATTACCGCCACTACGTGAAAGAGCCGAAGATATTCCGCTTTTAGCACATCATTTTTTACAAACGACCGCAAAAGAGCTCTCTGTTGAACCGAAAATGTTGAGTCAAGATGCACTGGCGTTATTGATGCGTTTTGCCTGGCCGGGTAATGTCCGCCAGCTAGAAAATATTTGTCGTTATGCGACGGTTATGTCGTCTGGAAAAGAGATTCAAGTCCTTGACCTGCCGCCTGAGCTGCAAACCGCCAGTTCAGTACCTGATGTTAGTGTCGTCACTGATTTGGCCGACATAAGGACAGCAAGTCAACCTGCGCAACCAATTACTAACACCAGCGCCTGGCAAGCCTTATTAAAGCAGTGGGCCGATCAAGCGTTGGCTTCGGGCAATGAGCAGATTCTCCCCGCGGTGGTTTCAGATGTTGAGCGTATTTTATTGCACTGTGCGCTCAATTTTACCCGCGGTCATAAGCAAGAAGCGGCTCATTTACTCGGTTGGGGACGAAATACGCTGACGCGTAAGCTGAAAGAGTTAGATAAACCAGATTAA
- a CDS encoding DNA starvation/stationary phase protection protein: MAKATTAKTTTKSTTTTKAKTLQKAALTLPTDLGAQASQDISGAMNAVLADVFALFLKTKNFHWHVSGPHFRDYHLLFDEQAGEIFAMVDEIAERVRKLGGTTIRSIGHISRLQRLSDNDAAYVEPSDMLAELCQDNISLTEKLRAAHDVCGDYNDTASASLIEEWINQSERRSWFLFEAGRKSDSSGR; this comes from the coding sequence ATGGCCAAAGCAACAACAGCGAAAACGACGACGAAAAGCACCACGACGACTAAAGCGAAAACTTTACAAAAGGCTGCCTTAACATTACCAACAGATTTAGGCGCGCAAGCTTCTCAAGATATCTCGGGCGCAATGAATGCGGTCTTAGCAGACGTTTTTGCGTTATTTTTGAAAACGAAAAACTTCCATTGGCATGTCAGTGGACCACATTTTAGAGATTATCATTTACTGTTTGATGAGCAAGCGGGTGAAATTTTCGCCATGGTGGATGAGATCGCTGAACGTGTGCGTAAATTAGGTGGTACCACGATTCGTTCTATTGGTCATATCTCGCGTTTACAACGTCTAAGCGATAATGACGCCGCTTATGTTGAACCATCAGATATGCTTGCCGAACTCTGTCAGGATAATATCTCATTGACCGAAAAATTACGTGCTGCGCACGATGTTTGCGGTGATTACAATGATACCGCTTCAGCGAGTTTAATTGAAGAGTGGATTAACCAATCAGAACGCCGTTCATGGTTCTTGTTCGAAGCTGGCCGTAAATCAGATTCATCTGGACGTTAG
- a CDS encoding NAD(P)H-dependent oxidoreductase, which produces MSKSIAVIVGSLRKDSYNRKLAKVLQEIAPASLSLKIIEIGDLPLYNEDIDGDNPPAAYTRFRQEMAACQGAIFVSPEYNRSVPAALKNALDVGSRPYGKSIWSKKPAVVITASPGAIGGFGANHHIRQSLVFLDMITLQQPEAYFGGVANAFDENGNIVPKSKEFLQLIINAYADLVNKLA; this is translated from the coding sequence ATGAGTAAATCTATTGCCGTTATTGTTGGTAGTCTTAGAAAAGATTCATATAATCGTAAGCTGGCCAAAGTTTTGCAGGAAATTGCCCCTGCTTCATTAAGTTTAAAGATTATCGAAATTGGTGATTTACCGCTTTATAATGAAGATATTGATGGTGATAATCCGCCGGCAGCCTATACCCGTTTTCGTCAGGAAATGGCCGCTTGTCAGGGGGCTATTTTTGTGTCACCTGAATACAATCGCTCTGTTCCAGCAGCATTAAAAAATGCTTTAGATGTCGGTTCACGTCCTTATGGTAAAAGTATCTGGTCGAAAAAACCGGCTGTCGTGATTACCGCATCACCAGGTGCGATTGGCGGTTTTGGTGCTAATCATCACATCAGACAGTCATTAGTATTTCTGGATATGATCACGTTACAACAACCAGAAGCCTATTTTGGCGGTGTAGCCAATGCCTTTGATGAAAACGGTAACATTGTGCCGAAAAGCAAAGAGTTCTTACAGTTAATTATTAATGCTTATGCAGATCTGGTGAATAAACTGGCTTAG
- a CDS encoding TerC family protein gives MFEWLSDPNAWLALATLTILEIILGIDNIIFLSLVVAKLPKHQQNFARRLGLAAAMIMRIGLLASLAWIAKLKEPLFYIYQYKISLLSPANLAASNDFSSLLIAISVRDLVLLFGGLFLVWKGILEVKEMFHQPEHEKFSSVSMTLAKAIVQIMVLDIVFSLDSVITAVGLSDHLFIMIAAVIFAVMIMMFAAKPIGEFVEAYPSVKMLALAFLILVGAILIIESLHVHVPKGYIYFAMFFSLGVEILNLLRDKKLKQSSD, from the coding sequence ATGTTCGAATGGCTCTCTGACCCTAATGCCTGGCTCGCTTTAGCGACATTAACTATCCTCGAAATTATTCTCGGGATCGATAATATCATATTTCTATCGCTGGTCGTTGCAAAACTACCCAAACATCAACAGAATTTTGCGCGTCGATTAGGCTTAGCGGCCGCGATGATCATGCGCATTGGTTTACTAGCTTCACTGGCTTGGATTGCCAAGCTCAAAGAGCCACTATTTTATATTTATCAATATAAAATCAGTTTGCTCTCACCGGCTAATTTAGCCGCCAGCAATGATTTTTCAAGCTTACTTATTGCCATTTCCGTACGTGATCTGGTGCTACTGTTCGGTGGTCTGTTCTTAGTCTGGAAAGGTATTTTAGAAGTTAAAGAGATGTTTCATCAACCAGAACATGAAAAGTTTTCATCGGTATCGATGACGCTGGCAAAAGCGATTGTCCAGATCATGGTGCTCGATATCGTCTTTAGTCTGGACTCGGTCATTACCGCTGTCGGACTTTCAGATCATCTATTTATCATGATAGCTGCGGTGATCTTTGCTGTGATGATTATGATGTTTGCTGCCAAACCCATAGGCGAATTTGTTGAAGCTTATCCATCCGTTAAAATGCTCGCCTTGGCTTTCCTTATCTTAGTGGGCGCGATACTCATTATCGAGAGCCTGCATGTCCATGTTCCGAAAGGATATATCTATTTCGCGATGTTCTTTTCATTGGGCGTGGAAATACTTAATCTGCTACGGGATAAAAAGCTCAAACAGTCATCAGATTAA
- the mutH gene encoding DNA mismatch repair endonuclease MutH, whose protein sequence is MMMLPPTSELELLKRAAHIAGYTMGEIADCLNLPIPENLKRDKGWVGQLLETYLGAQAGSKPEQDFADLGIELKTIPVDKTGQPLETTFVCVAPLMANYGITWQTSHVRYKLQKVLWIPVEGSRDIPLAQRRIGSPILWTPNADEEQALQADWQELMDMIVLGQINQVTARQGKYLQLRPKAANGRILTEAIGEEGQIIYTRPRGFYLKKAFTGNILARYLQG, encoded by the coding sequence ATGATGATGTTACCGCCGACCTCCGAGCTAGAATTACTGAAACGAGCAGCACATATTGCTGGTTATACGATGGGCGAAATTGCCGATTGTTTAAATCTGCCGATCCCGGAGAATTTAAAACGTGATAAGGGCTGGGTTGGTCAGTTACTCGAGACCTATTTAGGCGCTCAAGCCGGCAGCAAGCCTGAACAAGATTTTGCTGATTTGGGCATTGAGTTAAAAACCATTCCGGTGGATAAAACAGGCCAGCCACTTGAAACCACCTTTGTCTGTGTTGCACCCTTAATGGCCAATTATGGTATAACCTGGCAGACCAGCCATGTACGCTATAAGTTACAAAAAGTGTTATGGATTCCCGTCGAAGGTAGCCGAGATATACCGCTGGCCCAGCGTCGTATCGGTTCACCGATTTTATGGACGCCAAATGCTGATGAAGAGCAGGCCTTGCAGGCCGATTGGCAGGAGTTGATGGATATGATTGTGCTCGGTCAGATTAACCAAGTCACGGCTCGCCAAGGTAAATATCTACAGTTACGGCCTAAGGCGGCCAATGGCCGGATACTGACTGAAGCGATAGGCGAAGAAGGCCAGATCATCTATACCCGGCCGCGCGGATTTTATCTTAAAAAAGCGTTTACCGGTAACATCCTTGCGCGTTATCTGCAAGGCTAG
- the argA gene encoding amino-acid N-acetyltransferase, with the protein MKARSIQLIESLRHSSPYINSHREKTFVILFTGAAIKSNNYANIINDIGLLHSLGINMVIVYGARNQIDSALRYQQIQPIFHKYTRITDQRTLDITKQVAGLLQLDITAKLSMSLNNTPLQGAHLNVVSGNFVIAQPLGVDDGVDYQHTGKIRRINSEAIHKQLQNRTIVLIGPIGVSVTGENFNLTSEEIAAEVAIKLRAEKLISFCAEQGVLDEHGQVISDLYPVDADAYVQRKAALGLPLSSEARFLTAAAKACKNGVRRSHLVSYQIDGSLLQELFSLDGIGTQVAMAHSEQIRLANIHDIGGILDLIRPMEEQGILVRRSREQLEMEIDQFMIIERDNIKIGCAALYPFYEEQMGEMACVAIHPDYRKSSRGDVLLEKIIERAKQLSLNKLFVLTTHSIHWFQERGFKPACVDDLPIKKKALYNYQRNSKILILTIDTD; encoded by the coding sequence ATGAAAGCAAGATCAATTCAACTGATAGAAAGCTTAAGACATTCATCACCTTATATCAATTCTCACCGAGAAAAAACCTTTGTTATACTCTTCACTGGTGCGGCGATAAAAAGTAATAATTATGCAAATATTATTAATGACATTGGTCTGCTGCATAGCTTAGGCATTAATATGGTAATTGTGTATGGCGCCAGAAACCAAATTGATAGCGCGCTGCGCTATCAGCAGATTCAGCCAATTTTTCATAAATATACCCGTATTACTGATCAGCGCACACTGGATATCACCAAACAAGTCGCCGGTTTATTACAGCTCGATATAACCGCCAAGCTCTCCATGAGTCTGAACAATACGCCGTTACAAGGCGCACATCTGAATGTCGTGAGTGGCAATTTTGTGATTGCTCAGCCACTTGGGGTTGATGACGGAGTGGATTATCAGCATACCGGTAAAATACGCCGGATTAATAGTGAGGCCATCCATAAACAGCTACAAAATCGCACCATTGTGTTAATCGGCCCGATTGGCGTATCGGTGACCGGCGAGAATTTTAATCTCACTTCGGAGGAGATTGCCGCAGAAGTAGCCATAAAACTGCGCGCAGAAAAACTGATCAGCTTTTGTGCTGAGCAAGGCGTACTCGATGAACATGGGCAGGTGATCAGCGATCTCTATCCAGTCGATGCCGACGCGTATGTCCAAAGAAAAGCGGCGCTGGGTCTACCACTCTCCAGTGAAGCCCGATTCTTAACCGCTGCCGCAAAAGCCTGTAAAAACGGTGTTCGGCGCAGCCATCTGGTCAGCTACCAGATTGATGGCTCACTATTACAAGAGCTATTTTCCCTTGATGGTATTGGCACGCAAGTGGCAATGGCACATTCAGAACAAATTAGATTGGCTAATATCCATGATATTGGCGGCATTTTAGATCTGATTCGGCCGATGGAGGAGCAAGGAATCTTAGTCCGTCGTTCCCGTGAACAGCTAGAGATGGAGATCGATCAGTTTATGATTATTGAACGAGATAATATTAAGATTGGCTGTGCCGCGCTCTATCCCTTTTATGAAGAGCAGATGGGCGAAATGGCATGTGTGGCGATTCATCCAGATTATCGTAAATCATCGCGCGGTGATGTGCTGTTAGAAAAAATTATCGAACGAGCCAAACAGCTCAGCTTAAACAAACTGTTTGTGTTAACCACGCACAGTATCCACTGGTTTCAGGAGCGAGGCTTTAAACCAGCCTGCGTCGATGATTTACCGATAAAGAAGAAAGCGCTCTATAACTATCAGCGTAATTCGAAAATTCTGATCCTGACCATTGATACTGACTAG
- a CDS encoding autotransporter outer membrane beta-barrel domain-containing protein: MPTFENDEQNGYYLTNDANANATAKNSRMLPVSAMAPMAFDLADDRAGAAPALDTDDQSVKMINPDIGAVLGAQQLASQIFKNNPVDDFQQTGGECQAVWGKINANYQHYDIFGGRLHNRTSAQSMTIGTDLYRSVDLGAIAGGFASLGQDQVRSKSAFTDSRAELDVKGVSFGGYLLLNSQAVEGAYLNSWITYAHLNNQLKNALMGSVKYNANQYMAMAETGYKLLLANTDQNSAWYLKPNGSVSYGYYKANDMIDHTGTAYTSNKMAGFKSCLGVRLFHQNLDGQGLMPFMEVNGIYNGEKNKLNVNLDSADQTIGQKRVEVKLGVTGNHSKNLSAYGFVSGQKGSHDNKQLDMEVGISYAF, from the coding sequence ATTCCAACATTTGAGAATGACGAGCAAAATGGTTACTACTTAACCAACGACGCTAATGCAAATGCAACCGCTAAAAACAGCCGTATGCTGCCAGTGAGCGCGATGGCGCCGATGGCTTTTGATTTAGCTGATGATAGGGCAGGCGCAGCGCCAGCACTTGATACAGATGATCAAAGCGTGAAGATGATTAATCCCGATATTGGGGCGGTTCTAGGGGCACAGCAGCTGGCTAGTCAAATTTTTAAAAATAATCCAGTCGATGATTTCCAACAGACTGGCGGTGAGTGTCAGGCCGTTTGGGGTAAAATCAATGCCAACTACCAGCACTATGATATCTTTGGTGGCCGGTTACATAACCGCACCTCTGCACAGTCAATGACTATCGGCACGGACTTATACCGCTCAGTTGATTTAGGCGCGATTGCCGGTGGCTTTGCCAGCCTTGGTCAGGATCAGGTACGCTCAAAATCGGCCTTTACCGATAGCCGTGCTGAGTTAGATGTGAAAGGGGTGTCATTTGGCGGTTATTTATTGTTAAATTCACAAGCAGTCGAAGGAGCTTATCTGAACAGCTGGATTACTTATGCTCATCTAAACAACCAGCTCAAAAATGCCTTAATGGGCTCAGTGAAATACAATGCGAATCAATATATGGCGATGGCTGAAACCGGTTATAAACTACTACTGGCTAATACTGACCAAAACAGTGCCTGGTACTTAAAACCCAATGGCTCAGTCAGCTACGGTTACTATAAAGCCAATGATATGATTGATCATACTGGCACAGCGTATACGAGCAATAAGATGGCTGGTTTTAAGAGCTGCTTAGGTGTGCGTCTGTTTCACCAAAATCTGGATGGACAAGGCTTAATGCCATTTATGGAAGTCAATGGTATCTACAATGGTGAGAAAAACAAACTCAATGTCAACTTAGATAGTGCTGACCAGACCATCGGTCAAAAACGTGTGGAAGTGAAACTGGGTGTTACTGGTAATCACAGCAAAAACTTAAGTGCTTATGGTTTTGTCTCTGGCCAGAAAGGTAGCCATGACAATAAACAACTGGATATGGAAGTGGGGATCTCTTACGCGTTCTAA